The Streptococcus oralis DNA window GTTTGGATTCGCCACGTTCTTGTACCAGGATTGACAGACCGTGATGAAGATTTGATTGAACTTGGGAAGTTCGTAAAAACCCTCAAAAACGTTGACAAGTTTGAAATCCTACCTTATCATACGATGGGAGAATTCAAGTGGCGTGAACTTGGGATTCCTTATTCGCTTGAAGGGGTCAAACCTCCAACAGCAGACCGTGTCAAGAATGCCAAGGAATTGATGGATACAGAAAGTTACCAAGACTACATGAAACGTGTTCATGGATAAAAAAGAAGCTCGATGGAGACATCGGGCTTTTGTGATGCATAAAAAGCCTAGCATTTCAGCTAAGCTTTTTTCTTATTTTCTAGAATGTTGTTTACCAGCATTGCGTTTTTTATGTTTCTTATTAGTCATGATCGCAGTTGCTTGGTTTGGAGTGACGTCTTTGCGTCCGCCTCCAGTCGCAAACGAACTTGCTTTTGGTGGGTTTTTGGCAAATTCTTCACGAACTTTTTGACGGAGTTTTGGACGGACAACATAGTTAACGATGAACTGTTGAAGAATCATCATGAAACCACCGACAACCCAGTAAAGCGTCACACTAGCTGGTGAGAAGAAGGAGAAGACGACAATCATGAGAGGGCTCATGTAGATCATTTTCTTGAGCTGTTCTCTTTGCATCTCGTCTTCTACTCCATGAAGTGAGAGGAGTGATTGGAGATAGTAGAGGATACCAGCGAAGGCGACAAGGAGCAGACTTGGTGAACCAAGATCGATACCCAAGAAGGTAGAGCTAGCTACTCCATCAGTGTATTGGGCTGCAAAGTAGATAGCAGAGAAGAAAGGCATTTGAATGAGGATAGGGAAACATCCTACACCACCAAACATGCTGATGCCGTGTTCTTTCTGAGCTGCAAAGAGAGCTTGTTGCGCTTCTAGTTTTTCTTCCTGAGTTGTTGCCTCTTTGAGGCGTGTTTGATGTGGCTCAAGGACGTGTTTGAGGGCATT harbors:
- the yidC gene encoding membrane protein insertase YidC; this encodes MKSIKRFALSAMGVAMLLVLTGCVQVDKATGQPTGLIWNTIGAPMAEAIKYFATDKGLGFGVAIIIVTIIVRLIILPLGIYQSWKATLHSEKMNALKHVLEPHQTRLKEATTQEEKLEAQQALFAAQKEHGISMFGGVGCFPILIQMPFFSAIYFAAQYTDGVASSTFLGIDLGSPSLLLVAFAGILYYLQSLLSLHGVEDEMQREQLKKMIYMSPLMIVVFSFFSPASVTLYWVVGGFMMILQQFIVNYVVRPKLRQKVREEFAKNPPKASSFATGGGRKDVTPNQATAIMTNKKHKKRNAGKQHSRK